A genomic window from Pseudomonas alcaligenes includes:
- the groL gene encoding chaperonin GroEL (60 kDa chaperone family; promotes refolding of misfolded polypeptides especially under stressful conditions; forms two stacked rings of heptamers to form a barrel-shaped 14mer; ends can be capped by GroES; misfolded proteins enter the barrel where they are refolded when GroES binds) — MAAKEVKFGDSARKKMLVGVNVLADAVKATLGPKGRNVVLDRSFGAPLITKDGVSVAKEIELKDKFENMGAQLVKDVASKANDAAGDGTTTATVLAQAIVNEGLKSVAAGMNPMDLKRGIDKATAAIVAQLKDLAKPCTDTKAIAQVGTISANSDNSIGDIIAEAMEKVGKEGVITVEEGSGLENELSVVEGMQFDRGYLSPYFINKPDTMVAELEGPLLLLVDKKISNIRELLPVLEAVAKSGRPLLIVAEDVEGEALATLVVNNMRGIVKVAAVKAPGFGDRRKAMLQDIAILTGGTVISEEVGLSLEGATLEHLGNAKRVVLNKENTTIIDGAGAQADIEARVAQIRKQVEETTSDYDKEKLQERLAKLAGGVAVIKVGAATEVEMKEKKARVEDALHATRAAVEEGVVPGGGVALVRALQAIEGLKGDNEDQNVGIALLRRAVEAPLRQIVSNAGGEPSVVVDKVKNGSGNFGFNAATDTYGDMIEMGILDPAKVTRSALQAAASIGGLMITTEAMVADIVEDKAAPAMPDMGGMGGMGGMM, encoded by the coding sequence ATGGCTGCTAAAGAAGTCAAATTCGGCGATTCCGCTCGCAAGAAAATGCTGGTTGGCGTCAACGTCCTGGCCGACGCCGTCAAAGCCACCCTCGGCCCGAAAGGCCGCAACGTGGTCCTGGATCGCAGCTTCGGTGCTCCGCTGATCACCAAGGACGGCGTGTCCGTGGCCAAGGAAATCGAGCTGAAAGACAAGTTCGAGAACATGGGCGCCCAGCTGGTCAAGGACGTTGCGTCCAAGGCCAACGACGCTGCCGGTGACGGCACCACCACCGCCACCGTACTGGCCCAGGCCATCGTCAACGAAGGCCTGAAGTCGGTTGCCGCCGGCATGAACCCGATGGACCTGAAGCGCGGCATCGACAAGGCCACCGCGGCCATCGTTGCCCAGCTGAAGGACCTGGCCAAGCCGTGCACCGACACCAAGGCCATCGCCCAGGTCGGCACCATTTCCGCCAACTCCGACAACTCCATCGGCGACATCATCGCCGAGGCCATGGAGAAGGTCGGCAAGGAAGGCGTGATCACCGTTGAAGAAGGCTCGGGCCTGGAAAACGAACTGTCCGTCGTAGAAGGCATGCAGTTCGACCGTGGCTACCTGTCGCCGTATTTCATCAACAAGCCGGACACCATGGTGGCCGAGCTGGAAGGCCCGCTGCTGCTGCTGGTCGACAAGAAGATCTCCAACATCCGCGAGCTGCTGCCGGTGCTGGAAGCCGTGGCCAAGTCCGGCCGTCCGCTGCTGATCGTGGCCGAGGACGTGGAAGGCGAAGCCCTGGCCACCCTGGTGGTCAACAACATGCGCGGCATCGTCAAAGTGGCTGCCGTCAAGGCTCCGGGCTTCGGCGACCGCCGCAAGGCCATGCTGCAGGACATCGCCATCCTGACCGGCGGTACCGTGATTTCCGAGGAAGTCGGCCTGTCGCTGGAAGGCGCCACCCTGGAGCACCTGGGTAACGCCAAGCGCGTTGTGCTGAACAAGGAAAACACCACCATCATCGACGGTGCCGGCGCTCAGGCCGACATCGAAGCCCGCGTAGCGCAGATCCGCAAGCAGGTCGAGGAAACCACCTCCGACTACGACAAGGAGAAGCTGCAAGAGCGTCTGGCCAAGCTGGCCGGCGGTGTTGCCGTGATCAAGGTCGGCGCGGCCACCGAAGTCGAGATGAAAGAGAAGAAGGCCCGTGTCGAAGACGCCCTGCACGCCACCCGTGCTGCCGTCGAAGAAGGCGTGGTACCTGGCGGCGGCGTTGCCCTGGTGCGTGCCCTGCAGGCCATCGAAGGCCTGAAAGGCGACAACGAAGACCAGAACGTCGGTATCGCCCTGCTGCGTCGCGCCGTCGAGGCTCCGCTGCGCCAGATCGTCTCCAACGCCGGCGGCGAGCCGAGCGTGGTGGTCGACAAGGTGAAGAACGGCTCCGGCAACTTCGGCTTCAACGCCGCTACCGACACCTACGGCGACATGATCGAGATGGGCATCCTGGACCCGGCCAAGGTCACCCGTTCCGCCCTGCAGGCTGCGGCCTCCATCGGCGGTCTGATGATCACCACCGAAGCCATGGTCGCCGACATCGTCGAAGACAAAGCCGCTCCGGCCATGCCGGACATGGGCGGCATGGGTGGCATGGGCGGCATGATGTAA
- a CDS encoding lipopolysaccharide kinase InaA family protein: protein MNPSQSSLPDGSAFDRWWQLQGEWVEAPNQRRGGASGVQRVSAEQGLWYAKRQTGHLYRSPLHPFGRPTVLRERDALLALGRLGVRVPRLVYCGAAHCPQEGWRGLLVTEALEGFEDIDSFYANGARERYDQALQQRLLQAVGATLARMHQGRWQHGCLYAKHVFVRVVGMEVEVALLDLEKSRRRLNRRRLVRHDLRQLRRHSPWNDQEWQQLLQGYRQQYGYSLPELG, encoded by the coding sequence ATGAATCCGAGTCAGTCTTCGCTGCCCGATGGCAGCGCTTTCGATCGCTGGTGGCAGCTGCAGGGCGAGTGGGTGGAGGCGCCCAATCAGCGCCGTGGTGGTGCCAGTGGCGTACAGCGGGTCAGCGCCGAGCAGGGGCTGTGGTATGCCAAGCGGCAGACCGGCCATCTCTACCGTAGTCCTCTCCACCCGTTCGGCCGGCCGACCGTGCTGCGCGAGCGCGATGCACTGCTGGCCCTCGGCCGTCTGGGGGTGCGCGTACCGCGCCTGGTCTACTGTGGCGCCGCGCATTGTCCGCAGGAGGGCTGGCGCGGCCTGCTGGTGACCGAGGCGCTGGAGGGCTTCGAGGATATCGACAGCTTCTATGCCAATGGCGCTCGCGAGCGCTATGACCAGGCCCTGCAGCAGCGCCTGCTACAGGCCGTTGGCGCGACGCTGGCGCGTATGCACCAGGGACGCTGGCAGCATGGCTGCCTGTATGCCAAGCATGTGTTCGTACGGGTGGTCGGCATGGAGGTCGAGGTGGCCCTGCTCGATCTGGAGAAGAGTCGGCGCCGTCTCAATCGCCGCCGCCTGGTGCGGCACGATCTGCGTCAGCTACGCCGCCATTCGCCGTGGAATGACCAGGAGTGGCAGCAGTTGCTGCAGGGTTACCGGCAACAGTACGGATATTCCCTGCCGGAATTGGGCTAG
- a CDS encoding multidrug efflux RND transporter permease subunit, whose product MAFTDPFIRRPVLATVVSLLIILLGMQAFGKLVIRQYPQMENALITVTTAYPGANAETIQGYITQPLQQSLASAEGIDYMTSSSQQNLSVISIYARIGADTDRLFTELLAKANEVKNQLPQDAEDPVLSKEAADASALMYVSFYSDELSNPQITDYLSRVIQPKLATLPGMAEAEILGNQVFAMRLWLDPVKMAAYGITAGDVTDAVRRYNFLAAAGEVKGQYVVTSINATTDLKSAEAFAAIPVKTDGDSRVLVRDIARVEMGAANYDSISSFDGIPSVYIAIKGTPSANPLDVIKHVRAILPELEAQLPPNLKVSIAYDATEFIRASIEEVVKTLGEAVLIVIVVVFLFLGAFRSVLIPVITIPLSMIGVLFFMQLMGYSINLLTLLAMVLAIGLVVDDAIVVVENIHRHIEEGKTPFDAAIEGAREIAVPVISMTITLAAVYAPIGFLEGLTGALFKEFALTLAGAVIISGVVALTLSPMMCSKLLRHEENPSGLAHKLDLIFDRLKRRYQAALHGTLNTRPVVLVFAVIVLCLIPVLLMFSKNELAPEEDQGIVFLFANAPQPTNLNYVNAYTDQFVKIFKEFPEYYSSFQINGFDGVQSGIGGFLLQPWDERERTQMELLPIVQGRLNDIPGLQIFGFNLPSLPGTGQGLPFQFVVNTPNDYESLLQVADRIKARAMESGQFAFLNVDLAFDKPEVVVDIDREKAAQMGVSMQDLGATLATLLGEGEINRFTIDGRSYKVIAQVERAYRDNPGWLGSYYVKSESGQMVPLATLIKVSDRARPTKLKQFQQLNSAIIEGVPIVSMGEAVETITRIAREEAPRGYSFDYAGASRQYIQEGSALYVTFALALAIIFLVLAAQFESFRDPLVILVTVPLSICGALIPIFLGFSSMNIYTQVGLVTLIGLISKHGILIVEFANQLRHDKGLSIRAAIEEAAAIRLRPVLMTTAAMVFGMVPLILASGAGAVSRFDIGLVIATGMSIGTLFTLFVLPCVYTLLASPDKAPAPASAAAH is encoded by the coding sequence ATGGCTTTTACAGATCCTTTCATCCGTCGCCCGGTGCTGGCAACCGTGGTCAGCCTGCTGATCATCCTGCTGGGCATGCAGGCCTTCGGCAAGCTGGTGATCCGCCAGTACCCGCAGATGGAGAACGCCCTGATCACGGTGACCACCGCCTACCCCGGGGCCAACGCCGAGACCATCCAGGGCTACATCACTCAGCCGCTGCAGCAGAGCCTGGCCAGCGCCGAGGGCATCGACTACATGACCTCGTCGAGCCAGCAGAACCTCTCGGTAATCTCCATCTATGCGCGTATCGGCGCCGACACCGACCGCCTGTTCACCGAGCTGCTGGCCAAGGCCAACGAGGTGAAGAACCAGCTGCCGCAGGACGCCGAGGACCCGGTGCTGTCCAAGGAGGCAGCCGATGCCTCGGCGCTGATGTACGTCAGCTTCTACAGCGACGAGCTGAGCAATCCGCAGATCACCGACTACCTCTCGCGGGTGATCCAGCCCAAGCTGGCCACCCTGCCCGGCATGGCCGAGGCCGAGATCCTCGGCAACCAGGTGTTCGCCATGCGCCTGTGGCTGGACCCGGTGAAGATGGCCGCCTATGGCATCACCGCCGGCGACGTCACCGATGCCGTGCGCCGCTACAACTTCCTCGCCGCCGCCGGCGAGGTGAAGGGCCAGTACGTGGTCACCAGCATCAATGCCACCACCGACCTCAAGTCGGCCGAGGCCTTCGCCGCCATTCCGGTGAAGACCGACGGCGACAGCCGCGTGCTGGTGCGCGACATCGCCCGGGTGGAGATGGGCGCGGCCAACTACGACTCGATCAGCTCCTTCGACGGCATCCCGTCGGTGTACATCGCCATCAAGGGCACGCCCAGCGCCAACCCGCTGGACGTGATCAAGCATGTGCGCGCGATCCTGCCTGAACTGGAGGCGCAACTGCCGCCGAATCTGAAAGTCTCGATCGCCTATGACGCCACCGAGTTCATCCGCGCCTCCATCGAGGAAGTGGTGAAGACCCTGGGCGAGGCGGTGCTGATCGTCATCGTCGTGGTCTTCCTGTTCCTCGGCGCGTTCCGCTCGGTGCTGATCCCGGTGATCACCATCCCGCTGTCGATGATCGGCGTGCTGTTCTTCATGCAGCTGATGGGCTATTCGATCAACCTGCTGACCCTGCTGGCCATGGTGCTGGCCATCGGCCTGGTGGTGGACGACGCCATCGTGGTGGTGGAAAACATCCATCGCCATATCGAGGAGGGCAAGACGCCGTTCGACGCCGCCATCGAAGGGGCCCGCGAGATCGCCGTGCCGGTGATCTCGATGACCATCACCCTGGCCGCGGTGTACGCGCCCATCGGCTTCCTCGAGGGCCTGACCGGCGCCCTGTTCAAGGAGTTCGCCCTGACCCTGGCCGGCGCGGTGATCATCTCCGGTGTGGTGGCGCTGACCCTGTCGCCGATGATGTGCTCCAAGCTGCTGCGCCACGAGGAAAACCCCTCGGGCCTGGCGCACAAGCTGGACCTGATCTTCGACAGGCTCAAGCGCCGCTACCAGGCGGCCCTGCACGGCACCCTCAACACCCGCCCGGTGGTGCTGGTGTTCGCCGTGATCGTGCTGTGCCTGATCCCGGTGCTGCTGATGTTCAGCAAGAACGAGCTGGCGCCGGAGGAGGACCAGGGCATCGTGTTCCTGTTCGCCAACGCGCCGCAGCCGACCAACCTGAACTACGTGAACGCCTACACCGACCAGTTCGTGAAGATCTTCAAGGAGTTCCCCGAGTACTACTCGTCCTTCCAGATCAACGGCTTCGATGGCGTGCAGTCGGGCATCGGCGGCTTCCTGCTCCAGCCCTGGGACGAGCGAGAGCGCACCCAGATGGAGCTGTTGCCGATCGTCCAGGGGCGCCTCAACGACATCCCCGGCCTGCAGATCTTCGGCTTCAACCTGCCGTCGCTGCCGGGCACCGGCCAGGGCCTGCCGTTCCAGTTCGTGGTCAACACGCCGAACGACTACGAGTCGCTGCTGCAGGTGGCCGACCGCATCAAGGCGCGGGCCATGGAGTCGGGGCAGTTCGCCTTCCTCAATGTCGACCTGGCCTTCGACAAGCCCGAGGTGGTGGTCGACATCGACCGCGAGAAGGCGGCGCAGATGGGCGTGTCCATGCAGGACCTGGGCGCCACCCTGGCCACCCTGCTTGGCGAAGGCGAGATCAACCGCTTCACCATCGACGGGCGCAGCTACAAGGTGATCGCCCAGGTCGAACGCGCCTATCGCGACAACCCGGGCTGGCTGGGCAGTTATTACGTGAAGAGCGAGAGCGGGCAGATGGTGCCGCTGGCCACCCTGATCAAGGTCAGCGACCGTGCGCGGCCAACCAAGCTCAAGCAGTTCCAGCAGCTCAACTCGGCGATCATCGAGGGCGTGCCGATCGTCAGCATGGGCGAGGCGGTGGAGACCATCACCCGCATCGCCCGCGAGGAGGCGCCACGCGGCTACTCCTTCGACTACGCCGGCGCCTCGCGCCAGTACATCCAGGAAGGCAGCGCGCTGTATGTCACCTTCGCCCTGGCCCTGGCGATCATCTTCCTGGTGCTGGCCGCGCAGTTCGAGAGCTTCCGCGACCCGCTGGTGATCCTGGTCACCGTGCCGCTGTCGATCTGCGGTGCGCTGATCCCGATCTTCCTCGGCTTCTCCAGCATGAACATCTACACCCAGGTGGGCCTGGTGACGCTGATCGGCCTGATCAGCAAGCACGGCATCCTGATCGTCGAGTTCGCCAACCAGCTGCGCCACGACAAGGGCCTGTCGATCCGCGCGGCCATCGAGGAAGCCGCGGCGATCCGCCTGCGCCCAGTGCTGATGACCACGGCCGCCATGGTGTTCGGCATGGTGCCGCTGATCCTGGCCAGCGGCGCCGGCGCGGTCAGCCGCTTCGACATCGGCCTGGTGATCGCCACTGGCATGTCGATCGGCACCCTGTTCACCCTGTTCGTGTTGCCCTGCGTCTATACCCTGCTGGCCAGCCCGGACAAGGCGCCGGCGCCGGCAAGCGCGGCGGCCCACTGA